A window from Actinomycetota bacterium encodes these proteins:
- a CDS encoding helix-turn-helix domain-containing protein has product MPATSRQQVLAALAAATHASDRHGPRQGQDGDGLAGLSMDELATRAGVSRATLYRLFGSQQHLLHELGLQRPPTVRSRILDTALELVGRHGLAELSMDELAATAGVSRATLYRLVPGKEALFAELVRSFSPFEPIAAVLQTMGERPPAEVVPAIAQAMAAAMDGHIGLLLQLLFELSRSDPDHRGGADASQDAAQAMRTLPLVSRYLDQQMAAGRLRRMDPVLAMQALAGPIVMHLLMQASAESQSGPGHGVALPPLEVVVDELAGMWLRAMTPGDGDHQQPTSNSREQA; this is encoded by the coding sequence ATGCCAGCAACCTCCAGGCAGCAGGTCTTGGCGGCCCTCGCCGCCGCCACCCACGCCAGCGACCGGCACGGGCCGAGACAAGGCCAGGACGGGGACGGGCTGGCCGGGCTGTCGATGGATGAGCTGGCCACCCGAGCGGGCGTCTCCCGCGCCACCCTGTACCGGCTGTTCGGCAGCCAACAGCACCTGCTCCATGAGCTCGGCCTCCAGCGGCCGCCGACGGTGCGCAGCCGCATCCTCGACACCGCCCTGGAGCTGGTCGGCCGCCACGGCCTGGCCGAGCTGTCCATGGACGAGCTCGCCGCCACCGCCGGCGTCTCCCGCGCCACCCTGTACCGGCTGGTTCCCGGCAAGGAGGCGCTGTTCGCCGAGTTGGTCCGAAGCTTCTCGCCCTTCGAGCCGATCGCCGCGGTGCTGCAGACCATGGGCGAGCGGCCCCCGGCCGAGGTCGTCCCCGCCATCGCCCAAGCGATGGCCGCCGCCATGGACGGCCACATCGGCCTGCTGCTGCAGCTGCTGTTCGAGTTGTCCCGCAGCGATCCCGACCACCGTGGCGGCGCCGACGCCAGCCAGGATGCGGCCCAGGCGATGCGCACCCTGCCGCTGGTGAGCCGCTACCTGGACCAGCAGATGGCCGCCGGCCGCCTGCGCCGGATGGACCCGGTCCTGGCAATGCAGGCCCTGGCCGGCCCGATCGTGATGCACCTGCTCATGCAGGCCTCGGCCGAATCCCAGTCCGGCCCTGGCCACGGGGTGGCCCTGCCGCCCCTGGAGGTGGTCGTCGACGAGCTGGCCGGGATGTGGCTGCGGGCCATGACCCCCGGCGACGGCGACCACCAGCAGCCCACGTCGAATTCACGGGAGCAGGCATGA